One Firmicutes bacterium CAG:345 genomic region harbors:
- a CDS encoding 4-alpha-glucanotransferase (product inferred by homology to UniProt), whose amino-acid sequence MKRASGILLPVFSLSSNYGIGTFGKEAQSFILFLEKAHQSYWQMLPLNPTSYGDSPYQSFSAFALNPYFIDLDLLADDKLLTKTDLKTQNQNYEQWIDYGKIYHERFLILRKAYSKAIKNNYKNRLDKFVEEQKEWLKDYAIFMVLKNQQNGKSWQEWSKELRIYDSEKIDALISQNTEEYYFWVFLQYEAFKQYKDLRKFACEHGVKIIGDIPIYVALDSADVWANSSMFQLDEERRPTKVAGVPPDYFSATGQLWGNPLYDYDKMEKDNYSWWKYRVKKCSELFDVLRIDHFRGIDEYWAVPYGEETAINGKWIKGPNMKLVNALKEAAPTMDFIAEDLGLLTPTVTKLIKDSSWPGMKVFEFAFDSGMENAFLPHNYDHNCVAYIGTHDNDTLAGYLAEHTEQHEFMKQYLHIDREEYIHDTMIGVLMRSVADTVILSIQDLLKVGTEGRINVPSTLGTNWKYRLPQNALSDELACHLKALTDESHRY is encoded by the coding sequence ATGAAACGTGCATCAGGCATTTTACTTCCTGTGTTTTCTTTATCTTCAAATTATGGAATAGGAACTTTTGGTAAAGAAGCACAATCATTTATTTTATTTTTAGAAAAGGCTCACCAAAGTTATTGGCAGATGCTGCCACTTAATCCAACTTCTTATGGTGATTCTCCTTATCAATCTTTTTCAGCTTTTGCGTTAAATCCTTATTTTATAGACTTAGATCTTTTAGCGGATGATAAGCTATTAACTAAAACAGATTTAAAAACACAAAATCAAAACTATGAACAATGGATTGATTATGGAAAAATTTATCATGAAAGATTTTTAATTCTTCGTAAAGCATATTCAAAAGCTATAAAAAATAATTATAAAAATCGTTTAGATAAATTTGTTGAAGAGCAAAAAGAATGGCTAAAAGATTATGCTATTTTCATGGTTTTAAAAAATCAACAAAACGGAAAAAGTTGGCAAGAATGGTCTAAAGAATTACGTATATATGATTCTGAAAAAATTGACGCTTTAATTTCTCAAAATACAGAAGAATACTATTTTTGGGTATTTTTACAATATGAAGCATTCAAGCAATATAAGGATTTAAGAAAGTTTGCTTGTGAACATGGCGTTAAAATTATCGGGGATATTCCTATTTATGTTGCGTTAGATTCGGCAGATGTTTGGGCAAATTCATCTATGTTCCAATTAGATGAAGAACGTCGACCTACTAAAGTTGCTGGGGTTCCGCCAGATTATTTTTCGGCTACGGGACAATTGTGGGGAAATCCACTTTATGATTATGATAAGATGGAAAAGGATAATTATTCTTGGTGGAAATATCGTGTAAAAAAGTGTTCAGAATTATTTGATGTTTTGAGAATAGATCATTTCCGTGGAATTGATGAATATTGGGCTGTACCATATGGAGAAGAAACAGCTATCAATGGTAAATGGATTAAAGGACCAAATATGAAATTGGTCAATGCTTTAAAAGAAGCTGCACCAACAATGGACTTTATAGCGGAAGACTTAGGTTTATTGACACCTACAGTTACTAAATTGATTAAAGATTCTTCTTGGCCTGGAATGAAAGTATTTGAATTTGCTTTTGATAGTGGAATGGAAAATGCGTTCTTGCCACATAATTATGACCATAATTGTGTTGCATATATAGGAACACATGATAATGATACTTTGGCCGGGTATTTAGCAGAACATACTGAACAACATGAGTTTATGAAACAATACTTACATATAGATAGAGAAGAATATATTCATGATACAATGATAGGTGTTTTAATGCGTTCAGTTGCTGATACTGTTATTTTATCAATTCA
- a CDS encoding putative thioredoxin protein (product inferred by homology to UniProt), with the protein MKLNVFKKYLILPFIILTSCSTQNQLIEIERNASLTEPISIDGTTLQEKINNKNNFLLYIANPGCLSCAAFNDIINKYIENSSTTIYKIFTFQLLSSSNIEVTTVPEIIAFSQGKIKDRIRDLNTYSQFEDFLKKNVILPAKISINEETLDKKIENKDTFIVKFSWNQCSDCNSSNELFLNKYHSENQSYTYYEFELSEYYEKRQDSNDPYWLNMTTKYGLSQKGNETLGWHNGVVPTYQFYEKGILKDAVVIYNDDYEKILDDYGTISQIKITNTYFSDSPYLGMSFLSTENKNALQIYREETSSFYLNKISNLFKNIY; encoded by the coding sequence ATGAAATTAAATGTTTTTAAAAAATACCTTATTTTACCATTTATTATTTTAACTTCTTGTAGTACTCAAAATCAGCTAATTGAAATCGAAAGAAATGCTTCTTTAACCGAACCAATTTCAATAGATGGAACAACTCTGCAAGAAAAAATCAATAATAAAAATAATTTTTTGCTTTATATAGCTAATCCAGGGTGTTTATCATGTGCAGCTTTTAACGATATAATTAATAAATATATCGAAAATTCTTCCACAACAATTTATAAAATATTCACCTTTCAACTTCTTTCATCTTCAAATATCGAAGTAACTACTGTACCAGAAATTATTGCCTTTTCCCAAGGAAAAATAAAAGATAGAATAAGAGACTTAAACACTTATTCTCAATTTGAAGACTTCTTAAAAAAGAATGTTATTCTTCCGGCCAAAATTTCTATTAATGAAGAAACGCTAGATAAAAAAATAGAAAACAAAGATACTTTTATTGTGAAATTCTCTTGGAATCAATGCTCTGACTGTAATTCTTCAAACGAATTATTTTTAAACAAATACCATAGTGAGAATCAAAGCTATACATATTATGAATTTGAACTAAGTGAATATTATGAAAAAAGACAAGATTCTAACGATCCTTATTGGCTAAATATGACAACAAAATACGGCCTTAGTCAAAAAGGAAATGAGACATTAGGATGGCATAATGGTGTTGTCCCTACTTATCAATTCTACGAAAAAGGTATTTTAAAAGATGCTGTTGTCATTTATAACGATGATTATGAAAAAATATTAGATGACTATGGTACAATTTCCCAAATCAAAATAACCAATACTTATTTTTCAGATTCACCTTATTTAGGTATGTCCTTCTTAAGCACAGAAAATAAAAATGCGTTACAAATTTATAGAGAAGAAACTTCTTCTTTCTATTTGAATAAAATAAGTAATTTATTTAAAAACATATATTAA
- a CDS encoding putative D-lactate dehydrogenase (product inferred by homology to UniProt) yields the protein MKKIITYGVRNYELPTFEKLKEKYDVEFVYRDIYLSNDCKEDAYGYEYVMVRGNCFLNEDSLRALKEHGMKVLLTRTAGYNHIDIAACKKLDIPVAFVPGYSPNSVAELTVSLGMSLLRNLPYTLQRTSAKNFVVTDRMFSREVRECTVGILGCGKIGRTTGQLFKGLGAKVIGYDAYPNKEAEKVLTFVELDDLIKNSDIICCHLPYIKGSTDNFINKEFVSKMKDHAILINSARGEVMDFDAVLDAVESGKLDGLALDVVKNEKALFFKDHGNESLQDPVHQRIIDLFPKVIITPHIGSATTMALQDMVEISLQNLDEILKNGTCKNSLNK from the coding sequence ATGAAAAAGATTATTACTTATGGTGTAAGAAATTATGAACTTCCAACATTTGAAAAATTAAAAGAAAAATATGATGTTGAATTTGTTTACCGTGATATATATTTATCCAATGATTGTAAAGAAGATGCTTATGGATATGAATATGTCATGGTAAGAGGGAATTGCTTTTTAAATGAAGATTCTTTAAGGGCTTTAAAAGAACACGGAATGAAAGTTTTACTTACAAGAACTGCTGGATATAATCATATCGATATTGCCGCTTGCAAAAAATTAGATATTCCAGTTGCTTTTGTACCTGGATATTCACCAAATTCTGTTGCAGAATTAACAGTATCATTAGGTATGTCTTTATTAAGAAATTTGCCTTATACTTTACAAAGAACTAGTGCCAAAAATTTTGTAGTTACTGATCGAATGTTTTCAAGAGAAGTTAGAGAATGCACAGTTGGTATATTGGGATGTGGAAAAATAGGACGTACAACCGGACAATTATTTAAAGGTTTAGGGGCTAAGGTTATTGGATATGATGCATATCCAAATAAAGAAGCAGAAAAGGTATTAACATTTGTTGAATTAGATGATTTAATTAAAAATAGCGATATTATCTGCTGCCACTTACCATATATAAAAGGATCAACTGATAATTTTATTAACAAAGAATTTGTTTCAAAGATGAAAGATCATGCGATTTTGATTAATTCAGCAAGAGGAGAAGTAATGGATTTTGATGCTGTTCTTGATGCTGTTGAAAGTGGGAAACTTGATGGTTTAGCATTAGATGTTGTTAAAAATGAAAAAGCTTTATTCTTTAAAGATCATGGAAATGAATCACTTCAAGATCCTGTGCATCAAAGAATTATAGATTTATTCCCAAAGGTTATTATTACTCCTCATATCGGTTCAGCTACTACTATGGCTTTACAAGATATGGTTGAAATCAGTTTACAAAATCTAGATGAAATTTTAAAGAATGGAACATGCAAGAATTCTTTAAATAAATAA
- a CDS encoding transporter auxin efflux carrier family (product inferred by homology to UniProt), with translation MYFLSSSIGDNVISALSSNGLWTAVCKSVIIILIGFFLTKAKILPENTGKSLTKVVMTIALPCLAFSSFMTSISTATFQSAIVSFIYGFVVYILFIFLSKLIFLPVKNPTKRIVLEVLFTFGSTTFFGQPLISAVFPSAINDSNMFNVAYRVFLYSYAYYVICNKNKNEESKKLDSKQILKMVKTIFVNPIIIATFIGFILWSLQLIPGTDDINNWWVINFNNKTGAFWNISISLPWIYETMKTLGNLASPMVWIAIGCTLGKVSFKKAAGDSLVWIYSGVKVLVGPILNFALLFLINLIPRINVTFNTLAATTLMWAVPPATVAVTYCINSDKEAEFASSCSLISTFVSVVFIPVYMILLTIIQSAGLFA, from the coding sequence ATGTATTTCTTAAGTTCATCGATTGGTGATAATGTTATATCTGCCCTCTCGTCTAATGGATTGTGGACTGCAGTTTGTAAAAGTGTCATCATAATTTTAATCGGCTTTTTCTTAACTAAAGCCAAAATATTGCCTGAAAATACTGGAAAGTCTCTCACAAAAGTTGTCATGACTATAGCTTTACCATGCCTAGCATTTTCATCTTTTATGACAAGTATTTCAACAGCTACTTTTCAAAGTGCAATCGTTTCATTCATCTATGGTTTTGTCGTTTATATTCTTTTTATCTTTTTATCCAAACTTATATTTCTCCCTGTTAAAAATCCAACAAAAAGGATAGTTTTGGAAGTCTTATTTACGTTTGGATCGACAACATTTTTTGGACAGCCTTTAATTAGTGCAGTTTTCCCAAGTGCTATTAATGATTCAAATATGTTTAATGTTGCTTATCGTGTATTCCTTTATTCTTATGCTTATTATGTTATTTGCAACAAAAATAAAAATGAGGAAAGCAAAAAATTGGATTCAAAACAAATTTTAAAGATGGTAAAAACTATTTTTGTTAATCCAATAATTATTGCAACATTTATCGGCTTTATATTATGGTCTTTACAACTTATACCAGGAACTGATGATATTAATAATTGGTGGGTTATTAATTTCAATAATAAAACTGGTGCTTTCTGGAACATCAGCATTTCATTGCCATGGATTTATGAAACAATGAAGACATTAGGAAATCTTGCTTCTCCTATGGTTTGGATTGCTATTGGCTGTACTTTAGGAAAGGTTTCATTTAAGAAAGCCGCTGGGGACTCTTTGGTTTGGATATATTCCGGTGTTAAAGTTTTAGTTGGTCCGATTCTTAATTTTGCATTATTATTTTTGATTAATTTAATTCCAAGAATCAATGTAACATTTAATACTTTAGCAGCAACCACTTTGATGTGGGCTGTTCCTCCTGCTACAGTAGCTGTAACATATTGTATTAATTCTGATAAAGAAGCTGAATTTGCTTCGTCTTGCTCTTTGATTTCAACATTTGTTTCAGTTGTATTTATTCCAGTTTATATGATTTTATTGACAATTATTCAAAGTGCAGGTTTATTTGCTTAG
- a CDS encoding transcriptional regulator (product inferred by homology to UniProt), giving the protein MNIEYFRHFVEIVNEGTILKASKKLFVSQPSLTNEIKFLEKEYDIELFNRKGKKMSLTDSGKLFYEESKKIIGNYDNLKIKMQETIDGKSGFLKIAVPPSIYHSMLQNCFQKFIEKYPDVKLEIFESSTKQVEERLLNETVSLAITNASITKSNLFDFLIIADESLKVYVDKNSELAKKEQIEISDLSNQKICIPRAYFTFLSEICNEKKVKFLDYLLTTTSIGCVEFARLKNYIAIAPFPENESILSSNMVEKRFNIESNLTLKRKLVWKKGIYLSKTEKNFIEIFAPNYFA; this is encoded by the coding sequence ATGAATATTGAGTATTTTCGTCATTTTGTTGAAATTGTTAATGAAGGAACAATTTTAAAAGCATCAAAAAAATTATTTGTCTCTCAGCCATCTTTAACAAATGAAATCAAATTTCTTGAAAAAGAATACGATATAGAATTATTTAATCGGAAAGGAAAAAAAATGAGTTTGACTGATTCCGGAAAACTTTTTTATGAAGAATCAAAAAAGATCATTGGAAACTATGATAATTTAAAAATAAAAATGCAAGAAACAATTGATGGAAAAAGTGGATTTTTGAAAATTGCTGTGCCACCAAGTATTTATCATTCTATGCTTCAAAACTGTTTTCAAAAATTTATTGAAAAATATCCGGATGTAAAATTAGAAATTTTCGAATCTTCTACTAAACAAGTTGAAGAAAGATTATTAAACGAAACTGTTAGTCTCGCTATTACCAATGCTTCTATTACTAAAAGCAACTTATTCGATTTTTTAATAATAGCTGATGAAAGCTTGAAGGTTTATGTTGATAAAAATTCTGAACTTGCAAAAAAAGAACAAATAGAGATTTCCGATTTATCAAATCAAAAAATTTGTATTCCGCGTGCATACTTTACTTTTTTAAGTGAAATTTGCAACGAAAAAAAAGTTAAATTTCTCGATTATCTTCTGACCACCACTTCAATAGGCTGTGTTGAATTTGCTAGATTAAAAAATTATATAGCAATTGCTCCGTTTCCTGAAAATGAAAGCATTCTTTCTAGCAATATGGTGGAAAAAAGATTTAACATCGAGAGTAATTTAACTCTTAAAAGAAAGTTAGTATGGAAAAAAGGAATTTATCTTTCTAAAACAGAAAAGAATTTTATAGAAATTTTTGCTCCTAATTATTTTGCTTAA
- a CDS encoding cation-transporting ATPase P-type (product inferred by homology to UniProt) — protein MAKDKKNFVEDEQSKEPQFSEIKETIIDENIPEEGKEKKKKKFRDLFKSKEDDEEDKEPIEFTEETINPIDEESRFSNTSDIKKSEVLERLGKKSRSIKEANSILEDIKDEEDISDKSQENIEGIKKKAAEALRLADDETIELKVIRKIAADDEKRKKYFSFLKFKKKNTPVQPKLDLSKATRYEVDVETGLNDEQIKERFQNNYTNVDRNNHSKSIGRIFVDNIFTFFNVLLTIIAIALIIVGSYTDLFFMVIAILNTGIGIFQEIRAKLTMDKLRLVTAPTASVVRNGNTETIPTEQLVLDDIVLLSIGNQVPSDSIVQKGTIEVNESLLTGESLPIKKGPGDLIYAGSFVVSGSCAAKVEKIGDANYSSSIQNVAKQYSKPKSELVKALNRIIHVISIVIIPLGIISFYLNFTNAGNINPNIDLFDKISDAIGKTAGSLIGKTAGSLICMIPAGMYLLTSFALMSGVLRITKRNTVVRELYSIEMLARVNVLCLDKTGTLTDGTMNVQEVVILKKNYDIKKVMGSYLSAFEDNNQTSIALQQAFRYNNDYHVIDSIPFSSVRKYSAASFENMGTFIMGAPEFIYRQDNPELSKLIAEKQSHGLRVVMLAHTNAMIKNQKINGVVAPIALFVLMDHIRDEAPETIKWFVENGVDIKIISGDSPLTASEIADNCGVPNAKNWISLDGLSINEVQEVANKYTVFGRVSPEQKAALVKAFKSSQKIVGMTGDGVNDIIAMKTSDCSIAMASGADAAKNVANLVLLDSNFASMPKVVEEGRRVINNIQRSSSMFLMKTLFTIFLTLFVIFSNIFGSKMSYPFTPKHLMIMETFCIGIPSAILALQPNKSQIKGHFLRNVICSSLPGSCLLLLSLLCTLFPGRLGFFEINGNIDSQLSIISMAVIGMVICSLSMLYQISRPMDAYRTVLLIFMIICSVLTVFLAPQNLIGINPFILNKIQWLVLGIILFASIPVSSGLTYIFNRFKQNN, from the coding sequence ATGGCGAAAGATAAAAAAAATTTTGTTGAAGATGAACAATCTAAAGAACCACAGTTTTCTGAAATTAAAGAAACAATTATCGATGAAAATATCCCTGAAGAAGGAAAAGAAAAGAAGAAGAAAAAATTTAGAGATTTGTTTAAATCAAAAGAAGATGATGAAGAAGATAAAGAACCGATTGAATTTACTGAAGAAACAATAAATCCAATTGATGAAGAAAGTCGTTTTTCTAATACTTCAGATATAAAAAAAAGTGAAGTCTTAGAACGATTAGGGAAAAAAAGCCGTTCTATAAAAGAAGCTAATTCTATTTTAGAAGATATAAAAGACGAAGAAGATATATCTGATAAATCGCAAGAAAATATCGAAGGAATAAAAAAGAAAGCTGCTGAAGCTTTAAGGTTAGCTGATGATGAAACTATAGAATTAAAAGTAATCAGAAAAATAGCAGCCGATGATGAAAAAAGAAAAAAGTATTTTTCTTTTTTAAAATTTAAAAAGAAAAATACTCCAGTTCAACCAAAATTAGATTTAAGTAAAGCAACTAGATATGAAGTTGATGTTGAAACTGGACTAAATGATGAGCAAATTAAAGAAAGATTTCAAAATAACTATACAAATGTTGATAGAAATAACCATTCTAAAAGTATAGGTCGAATTTTTGTTGATAATATTTTTACTTTTTTTAATGTATTACTGACAATTATAGCTATTGCTTTAATAATTGTAGGATCTTATACCGATTTGTTTTTTATGGTTATTGCTATTTTAAATACTGGTATAGGTATTTTCCAAGAAATTAGAGCTAAGTTAACGATGGACAAGTTAAGACTTGTTACTGCCCCAACAGCATCTGTTGTAAGAAATGGAAATACAGAGACAATTCCTACAGAGCAATTGGTTTTGGATGATATAGTTTTACTTTCTATTGGCAATCAAGTCCCATCAGATTCTATCGTACAAAAAGGAACAATAGAAGTTAATGAAAGTCTTTTAACTGGAGAATCTCTTCCGATAAAAAAAGGTCCTGGAGATCTAATATATGCAGGTTCATTTGTTGTATCTGGATCATGTGCAGCAAAAGTTGAAAAAATAGGAGATGCAAATTATTCTTCTTCTATTCAAAATGTTGCAAAGCAATATTCTAAACCTAAATCAGAATTAGTTAAAGCTTTGAATAGAATAATCCATGTTATTTCTATTGTTATTATTCCATTGGGCATAATTTCTTTTTATTTGAATTTTACTAATGCTGGTAATATTAATCCGAATATCGACCTTTTTGACAAAATTTCAGATGCTATTGGAAAAACAGCTGGATCGTTGATTGGTAAAACAGCTGGATCGTTGATTTGTATGATACCTGCTGGAATGTATTTATTGACCTCTTTTGCTTTAATGTCAGGTGTATTAAGAATTACTAAGAGAAATACTGTTGTAAGGGAATTATATAGTATTGAAATGCTGGCCAGAGTTAATGTTTTATGTCTTGATAAAACTGGAACATTAACAGATGGAACGATGAATGTTCAAGAAGTAGTTATTTTGAAAAAAAATTATGATATAAAAAAAGTTATGGGATCTTATCTTTCGGCTTTTGAGGATAATAATCAAACAAGTATCGCATTACAACAAGCCTTTAGGTATAACAATGATTATCATGTAATTGATAGCATACCTTTTTCCTCAGTTAGAAAATATTCTGCTGCTTCATTTGAAAATATGGGAACATTTATTATGGGGGCACCAGAATTTATTTATAGACAAGATAATCCAGAATTAAGTAAATTGATTGCTGAAAAACAAAGTCATGGTCTACGTGTAGTAATGCTAGCACATACGAATGCAATGATAAAAAATCAAAAAATTAATGGAGTAGTTGCTCCAATTGCTTTATTTGTTTTAATGGATCATATACGTGATGAAGCTCCGGAAACTATTAAATGGTTTGTTGAAAATGGAGTAGATATTAAGATTATTTCTGGTGATTCTCCTTTGACAGCTTCAGAAATTGCTGATAATTGCGGGGTTCCTAATGCAAAAAATTGGATATCCTTAGATGGATTATCAATCAATGAAGTCCAAGAAGTCGCAAATAAATATACAGTATTTGGTCGTGTTTCTCCTGAGCAAAAAGCTGCTCTTGTTAAGGCTTTTAAATCAAGTCAAAAAATAGTTGGAATGACTGGTGATGGTGTCAATGATATAATTGCAATGAAAACTTCTGATTGCTCTATTGCAATGGCATCAGGAGCTGATGCTGCAAAAAATGTGGCAAATTTGGTTTTATTAGATAGTAATTTTGCTTCGATGCCAAAAGTTGTAGAAGAAGGACGCCGAGTAATTAATAATATTCAAAGATCTTCTTCGATGTTTTTGATGAAAACTTTGTTTACTATTTTCTTAACACTTTTTGTTATTTTTTCTAATATTTTTGGATCGAAAATGTCTTATCCTTTTACTCCGAAACATTTGATGATTATGGAAACATTCTGTATTGGTATTCCTTCTGCTATTTTAGCTTTACAGCCGAATAAAAGTCAGATAAAAGGACATTTTTTGCGAAATGTTATCTGTTCATCATTACCTGGAAGCTGTTTATTGCTTTTATCACTTCTTTGTACTTTATTCCCAGGACGTCTCGGATTTTTTGAAATAAATGGAAATATTGATTCACAATTGAGCATAATCTCAATGGCTGTTATTGGAATGGTAATTTGTTCTTTATCAATGCTTTATCAAATTAGTAGACCAATGGATGCTTATCGAACAGTTTTACTAATCTTTATGATAATTTGTTCTGTATTAACAGTGTTTTTAGCCCCGCAAAACTTAATAGGCATCAATCCATTTATTCTCAATAAAATACAATGGTTGGTCCTTGGAATAATATTGTTTGCTTCTATCCCTGTTTCTTCAGGATTAACTTATATATTTAATAGATTTAAGCAAAATAATTAG